In candidate division WOR-3 bacterium, one genomic interval encodes:
- the polX gene encoding DNA polymerase/3'-5' exonuclease PolX, producing the protein MPNKNKELAEIFYKIADALEFKGEQVFRVLAYRKAARVLEELTDDVEELNRTGKLRTIPGIGEGIAKKIDEYLKTGQMKKYQEAMAGIPEELLALLNIQNLGPKTLALAHKELGVKNLADLKRVIEDGSLAKLFRMGQKKVENIKKGIALYEQAQKRIPIDVATKIADMVVDYLKHAPGLKDISPSGSLRRMKETIGDIDILVSAKNGAKIIEYFTKMPNVVQVLAAGDTKGSVIIKTETETLQVDVRIVDEDSYGSALQYFTGSKDHNVTLRTLAKEKGLKLSEYGVYKGEKKVAGRTEEEVYRILGLKWIPPELRENRGEIEAARAGTLPTLIGYDEIKGDFQVHTNNSDGSATIEEMVKAAIARGYEYIAITDHSKSANYANGLSVERLLAEWEEIDRLQRKYKSIKILKATEVDILASGKLDYPDKILAQADLVVAAVHQGFKHHVTERLCAAIENPHVDIIAHPSGRLINKREGYEVDLEKVLEHARKYQKILEINAYPNRLDLNDIWARRAKEMGIKLAINTDAHNVNDLAWMRFGIGVARRAWLEKDDVVNTKSYAELKKYLKL; encoded by the coding sequence ATGCCGAATAAGAATAAAGAACTTGCTGAGATTTTTTATAAAATCGCTGATGCTTTAGAATTTAAGGGTGAGCAGGTATTTCGAGTTTTAGCTTATCGCAAAGCAGCGCGGGTGCTAGAGGAACTTACCGATGATGTTGAAGAACTAAATCGAACCGGTAAGCTGCGCACAATTCCCGGTATCGGTGAGGGGATCGCAAAAAAGATTGATGAATACTTAAAGACCGGCCAGATGAAAAAATATCAGGAAGCGATGGCCGGGATTCCTGAAGAACTACTTGCGCTGCTTAATATTCAAAACTTAGGGCCGAAGACCTTAGCCCTGGCTCATAAGGAGTTAGGAGTCAAAAACTTAGCTGACCTCAAGCGAGTTATTGAGGACGGTTCCTTAGCTAAGCTATTTCGGATGGGCCAGAAAAAGGTGGAAAATATTAAAAAAGGCATTGCTTTATATGAGCAAGCCCAAAAACGAATTCCGATCGATGTCGCCACCAAAATTGCCGATATGGTAGTTGATTACTTAAAGCACGCTCCGGGGCTTAAAGATATTTCTCCCTCAGGTTCGTTACGCCGCATGAAAGAGACCATTGGTGACATTGACATTTTAGTGTCTGCTAAGAACGGAGCGAAAATCATTGAGTATTTTACTAAAATGCCCAATGTGGTTCAGGTATTAGCAGCTGGCGACACTAAAGGCTCGGTGATTATTAAAACCGAAACCGAGACACTCCAGGTTGATGTTCGGATTGTTGATGAAGATTCCTACGGTTCGGCTCTACAATACTTTACTGGTTCCAAGGACCATAATGTGACCTTACGCACTTTAGCTAAAGAAAAGGGGCTAAAACTTTCTGAATACGGCGTGTATAAAGGTGAGAAAAAAGTTGCTGGTCGCACCGAAGAGGAGGTCTATCGGATCTTAGGGCTTAAATGGATTCCGCCCGAGCTTCGAGAAAATCGCGGCGAGATCGAAGCTGCCCGGGCCGGCACTCTGCCGACGCTGATTGGCTATGATGAAATTAAAGGCGATTTTCAAGTTCATACCAATAATTCTGATGGTTCGGCTACGATCGAGGAGATGGTGAAAGCGGCAATAGCCCGGGGTTATGAGTATATTGCGATTACAGACCATTCCAAGTCGGCTAATTATGCCAATGGTCTATCTGTCGAGCGGCTGTTGGCCGAATGGGAAGAGATTGACCGGTTGCAGCGGAAATATAAGAGTATTAAAATCCTTAAAGCCACCGAGGTTGATATTTTAGCCTCGGGTAAACTTGATTATCCGGATAAAATTTTAGCTCAGGCTGATCTAGTGGTGGCTGCGGTTCATCAAGGATTTAAGCACCATGTGACCGAGCGGCTCTGCGCGGCTATTGAGAATCCACATGTGGATATCATTGCGCATCCCTCAGGTCGGCTTATTAATAAACGTGAAGGCTATGAGGTTGATTTAGAAAAGGTATTAGAGCATGCCCGGAAGTATCAGAAGATTCTTGAAATCAATGCCTATCCGAATCGGTTAGATCTGAACGACATCTGGGCCCGCCGGGCTAAAGAGATGGGCATAAAATTGGCAATTAATACCGATGCCCATAATGTCAATGACTTGGCCTGGATGCGCTTTGGCATTGGGGTGGCTCGGCGCGCTTGGCTAGAAAAAGACGATGTGGTTAATACCAAAAGTTACGCTGAGCTTAAAAAATACCTAAAACTCTAA
- a CDS encoding Na/Pi symporter, which yields MTRRFFIDLTLLVFFFVPQLARAKTGYLIKPVVGSEDLSGDNQVGEVGTRLKKPLIVQVVDEAGKPLAGKLVKFFILSQPKENIYSQKPAQLSETAVTTDNNGYAQTYLTFGGTAGEYCVRASLDNKAEQLFSLTALPKRWYLVVILGFLGGLCFFLFGLYYGSKGLRRLAGPSLREIVFNLTRHRILGTLVGILVTLIFQSSTATSVLLISFVSTGLIGLMQALAVILGSDIGTTFTAQLLAFKLYDYALFIIVIGFLLMNSFKKIKDFGQALFGFGLVFFAIKLVFEASQLLKYFPAFIEMIISFENYPILGVLFAMIFTFLVHSSAATIGIAVGLAFSGLLSLKAAIPIILGANLGTSFSPLIASLRTSLDARRVALGHTIFKVIIVIVLLPFIKPLAGFFAQTANSVPRQIANAHTLINLIACIVFLPFLSPFEKLLRNLLPDYLQDRYKAQPLYLDPTVLDTPAMALAQAHREVLHIGDIVLAMYKKSLNVFLNNDKEGRKELIKEDDRVDNLVKNVTRYLTKLSTPELPAELLRKNVALLYIIDDLEHIGDIISKALMVYAKKKIDYGLVFSDEGLNEIQQFHKEVEETLKKALASLGSWDEKLALEVSARREFGNIRLQELHNRHLARLVAGLKESIDTSTIHLDFISDLERINYHGAKIGISVIQALKVEEVSIITPHEKENLEK from the coding sequence ATGACGCGTCGGTTTTTTATTGATCTTACACTTTTGGTTTTCTTTTTCGTTCCTCAGCTGGCTCGGGCCAAGACCGGTTATTTAATTAAACCGGTGGTTGGTAGTGAGGACTTATCCGGGGATAATCAAGTTGGAGAAGTTGGCACAAGACTTAAAAAACCATTAATTGTACAAGTAGTTGATGAAGCCGGTAAACCTTTGGCCGGTAAACTTGTGAAGTTTTTTATTCTTTCCCAACCCAAGGAGAATATCTATAGTCAAAAACCAGCCCAACTTTCTGAGACCGCGGTAACAACCGACAATAACGGTTATGCCCAGACTTATCTGACTTTTGGCGGAACCGCCGGGGAGTATTGCGTCCGAGCTAGTTTAGATAATAAAGCCGAGCAACTGTTTTCGCTTACCGCATTACCGAAGCGTTGGTACCTCGTGGTGATTTTAGGATTTTTGGGCGGCCTTTGTTTCTTTTTATTTGGGTTATATTATGGTAGTAAAGGACTGCGAAGGCTGGCCGGACCAAGTCTTCGGGAGATTGTGTTTAATCTGACCCGGCACCGCATATTAGGAACCTTAGTTGGAATTTTGGTTACTCTAATTTTTCAATCATCAACCGCAACTTCAGTCTTGCTCATCAGCTTTGTGAGCACCGGGCTTATCGGTTTAATGCAAGCCTTAGCTGTAATTTTAGGGTCAGATATTGGCACGACATTTACTGCGCAGCTTTTAGCTTTTAAGCTATACGACTATGCGCTCTTTATTATTGTGATAGGATTTCTCCTCATGAATTCCTTTAAGAAAATCAAAGACTTTGGCCAAGCTCTTTTCGGTTTTGGGCTAGTATTTTTTGCGATCAAATTGGTCTTTGAGGCATCGCAGCTCTTAAAGTATTTTCCGGCCTTTATTGAAATGATCATCTCATTTGAAAATTATCCCATCTTGGGAGTGCTGTTTGCAATGATTTTTACTTTTCTGGTGCATTCTTCAGCTGCAACGATTGGTATTGCAGTTGGTTTAGCTTTTTCCGGACTATTAAGTCTTAAAGCCGCCATTCCGATAATTTTAGGCGCCAATTTAGGAACCAGTTTTTCACCACTTATTGCTAGTCTTCGTACCAGTCTTGATGCCCGGCGGGTTGCCTTGGGCCACACGATATTTAAGGTCATTATTGTGATTGTGCTATTGCCATTTATTAAGCCCCTGGCGGGATTTTTTGCTCAGACCGCAAATTCCGTGCCCCGCCAGATTGCTAATGCCCATACTCTAATAAATCTCATCGCTTGTATTGTATTTTTACCCTTCCTAAGTCCATTTGAGAAATTACTGCGAAATCTCTTACCGGATTATCTTCAAGATCGCTACAAAGCTCAGCCGTTATATTTAGACCCTACGGTGCTTGATACCCCGGCGATGGCTTTAGCTCAAGCCCATCGTGAGGTGCTTCATATTGGTGATATTGTATTAGCTATGTATAAGAAAAGTCTTAATGTCTTCTTAAATAATGACAAAGAAGGTCGCAAGGAGTTAATTAAAGAAGATGATCGGGTTGATAATTTGGTGAAAAATGTTACCCGGTATTTGACGAAACTTTCAACTCCGGAGCTTCCCGCCGAACTACTAAGAAAAAATGTCGCCCTACTTTATATTATTGACGATCTCGAACATATTGGTGATATCATTTCTAAAGCCCTTATGGTTTATGCCAAAAAGAAAATTGATTATGGATTAGTTTTTTCAGATGAAGGACTTAACGAGATCCAGCAATTTCATAAAGAAGTTGAGGAGACCCTAAAGAAAGCCCTGGCAAGTCTTGGCAGCTGGGACGAGAAGTTAGCCTTAGAGGTTAGTGCGCGACGAGAATTTGGTAATATTAGATTACAAGAGCTCCATAACCGGCACCTGGCTCGGCTGGTGGCTGGTCTTAAAGAAAGTATTGATACCAGCACGATTCATCTAGATTTTATTTCTGACTTAGAACGCATTAACTACCATGGTGCCAAAATCGGCATCTCGGTGATTCAAGCTCTAAAGGTTGAAGAGGTAAGTATAATTACTCCTCACGAAAAAGAAAACCTTGAAAAATAA
- a CDS encoding T9SS type A sorting domain-containing protein, with product MKKYLIIFWGFFQIINYLNAGPPYDFCGTIKALEEYHRGIIRQRPTLSGPVQYIEYPNFRVHYTTQGSDAVSRQYAETVAVAMAYSWAKLVDTLGWAPPPPDFNLGGDNRYDIYIMQLSSGVAGVTYAENSYPNPYPNGVSSHFRITRGLDYNYLKSTVCHEFHHAIQFRYSSVEGSWWMENCATWSEDVVYDDYNDYLGFLSTSPGPFTTPEYPISTFNNLYQYAGCVWPIFLTERYGPNCVKQIWEYQGQISGQNTISAMDYILTNNYNSNLVTALQEYAVWRYFTGQRADTVHYYSEGHLYPQVRILRTHYSYPASGDQGNYPVSNPGGTSYIQFSNGGGDFLIFFNAQSVYRWRCQVIGYQSGGNSSVYQIALNTSGAGGDTFSWGANEYFALVPTAVQWEYQTGSLPFFYTADVRISHDVGIASFTGIPSFADSNNIILPQATVKNYGVSSETFPIKLAIGNFYRDSLIVSLNPNESLLINFRPCTLQARDYQSYLCKTYLTFDERRSNDSVVGQIFVRVRDVGVLEILAPTGQVNYGSYITPQARIKNYGNAREIFDVDFRIGDWQTSKRISLSAGFEFDFAFDSLWLAYPVGIFPVKCSTRLIGDMNNSNDFATSQCTVFTSGYHEEKSRNYLSGFSGRIISLGRSIIVDNLNDGNQYEFIIYDPTGQIIYQNKISLRRFILNKSLSAGVYFIQFKSDNQFYQKKLVVY from the coding sequence ATGAAGAAATATTTAATAATTTTTTGGGGATTTTTTCAAATAATTAATTATCTGAATGCCGGTCCCCCTTATGATTTTTGTGGAACGATCAAAGCGTTAGAGGAATACCATCGAGGTATCATAAGACAACGGCCTACCCTTTCAGGACCGGTTCAATATATTGAATATCCTAATTTTCGAGTTCATTACACCACTCAAGGTAGCGACGCAGTGAGCCGCCAATATGCCGAAACTGTAGCTGTAGCTATGGCCTATAGTTGGGCTAAGCTAGTTGATACCCTGGGTTGGGCACCGCCACCGCCGGATTTCAATTTAGGCGGTGACAATCGCTATGATATTTATATTATGCAACTGTCCTCCGGCGTGGCTGGTGTAACTTATGCCGAGAATAGTTATCCCAATCCTTATCCCAATGGTGTTTCATCTCATTTTCGAATTACCCGAGGCTTGGACTATAATTATCTAAAATCAACGGTCTGTCACGAGTTTCACCATGCAATCCAATTTCGTTATAGCAGTGTTGAGGGTAGCTGGTGGATGGAGAATTGTGCGACCTGGAGCGAAGACGTGGTCTACGATGACTACAATGATTACTTAGGATTTCTCTCAACTTCACCTGGGCCATTTACAACTCCAGAATATCCGATTAGCACTTTTAACAATTTATATCAGTATGCTGGTTGCGTGTGGCCAATTTTTCTAACGGAACGATATGGGCCAAATTGTGTAAAACAGATTTGGGAGTATCAAGGGCAGATTTCCGGGCAAAACACAATAAGTGCCATGGATTATATCTTAACTAACAATTATAATAGTAATTTAGTTACAGCACTTCAAGAATATGCGGTCTGGCGTTATTTTACCGGACAACGAGCTGATACGGTTCATTACTACTCCGAAGGGCATCTCTATCCCCAGGTGCGCATCTTACGAACCCATTATAGTTATCCGGCATCCGGTGACCAAGGCAACTATCCGGTTTCTAATCCGGGCGGTACAAGTTATATTCAGTTTTCTAATGGCGGCGGCGACTTTTTAATTTTCTTTAATGCCCAGAGTGTATACCGTTGGCGTTGTCAAGTAATTGGTTACCAGAGTGGCGGAAACTCTTCGGTTTACCAGATAGCATTAAATACTTCGGGCGCTGGTGGCGACACTTTCAGCTGGGGAGCAAACGAGTATTTTGCATTAGTTCCAACCGCAGTGCAATGGGAATACCAGACTGGTTCGCTGCCGTTCTTCTATACTGCTGATGTTCGGATTTCTCACGATGTTGGCATAGCCAGTTTTACTGGTATCCCCAGCTTTGCCGATTCCAATAATATTATTTTGCCTCAAGCCACTGTGAAGAATTACGGGGTAAGCAGCGAAACATTTCCAATAAAATTGGCCATTGGCAATTTCTACCGAGATTCTTTAATTGTATCACTCAATCCAAATGAATCTTTATTGATAAATTTTCGACCCTGTACCTTGCAAGCTCGTGACTATCAAAGTTATCTTTGTAAAACATATTTAACATTTGATGAACGACGAAGTAATGATTCAGTAGTCGGCCAAATTTTCGTCCGGGTGAGAGATGTTGGGGTTCTTGAAATTTTGGCCCCTACCGGGCAAGTAAACTACGGCAGCTATATCACACCGCAAGCTCGAATTAAAAATTATGGTAATGCTCGGGAAATTTTTGATGTTGATTTTAGAATTGGCGACTGGCAGACAAGTAAACGAATATCGCTTTCTGCAGGTTTTGAATTTGATTTCGCCTTTGATAGTTTGTGGTTAGCTTATCCAGTAGGTATTTTCCCGGTTAAATGTTCAACGAGGCTTATTGGTGATATGAACAATAGTAATGATTTTGCTACTAGTCAATGCACAGTATTTACTAGTGGTTATCATGAGGAAAAAAGTCGCAATTATTTATCAGGATTTTCAGGTCGGATCATAAGTCTCGGGAGATCAATAATTGTTGATAATTTAAATGATGGAAATCAATATGAATTTATAATTTATGATCCTACGGGTCAGATAATTTATCAGAATAAAATTTCACTACGCCGGTTCATTCTTAATAAATCTTTAAGCGCAGGTGTGTATTTTATTCAATTTAAATCAGATAATCAGTTTTATCAGAAGAAACTTGTTGTGTATTAA
- a CDS encoding acylphosphatase, which yields MIEKDKTSEEKSRVHIIVSGKVQGVFFRDFTRRHARQLGLTGWVRNLPSGDVEIIAEGTKQKLLALIEAVRIGPQFAQVTDCKITWNDYKGEFEDFTIRY from the coding sequence ATGATTGAGAAGGACAAAACATCGGAAGAGAAAAGTCGTGTCCATATAATCGTGTCTGGAAAGGTTCAAGGGGTGTTTTTTAGAGATTTTACCCGACGGCATGCCCGACAACTAGGACTTACCGGCTGGGTGAGGAATCTTCCTTCAGGCGATGTGGAAATTATTGCTGAAGGAACTAAGCAGAAACTTTTGGCGCTAATTGAAGCTGTAAGGATTGGTCCCCAGTTTGCCCAGGTCACTGATTGCAAAATAACCTGGAATGACTATAAAGGAGAGTTTGAAGATTTTACAATCAGATATTAA
- the gltX gene encoding glutamate--tRNA ligase, which yields MHNQEVRVRIAPSPTGAVHVGLVRSALYNWLFARHHNGKFILRIEDTDPTRSTKESVEAIIEGFKWVGLNWDEGPYFQSQRFEIYRSYAQKLLAEKKAYYCYCSPEELEKERQEAWAKKIPWKYDRRCLYLTQDQKSRFEKENRPKAIRFLIPDETVTFRDIIHGEITKESRDIEDFILMRADNTPTYNFAVVIDDAEMRINYVIRAVEHIANTPKQILLYKALGFPVPNFAHLPLILGPDKKKLSKRHGALSLWEYKKAGFLPDALINFLALLGWSPGGDVEIMDITTMIKMFSLERVNKANAIFDIKKLEWMNSVYIKNRDIKKLGDELIPYLLEINVEPQLDERYYKILELAKVRVRTLVDLRNMVGNFYLKEITYDQVAVATYINNTTKEYLNALITAFSEVTDFTAPKIEQALRNLAEKLGIKAAELVHPCRVALTGKTVGPPLFETIELLGKNVTLERLKKALQLN from the coding sequence ATGCATAATCAAGAAGTTCGAGTTCGAATTGCACCAAGTCCAACTGGCGCCGTCCATGTTGGCTTAGTGCGATCGGCATTATATAATTGGCTGTTTGCCCGCCATCATAATGGTAAGTTTATTCTACGGATCGAAGATACTGATCCCACTCGTTCGACCAAAGAATCGGTAGAAGCAATTATTGAGGGATTTAAGTGGGTTGGTCTGAATTGGGATGAAGGACCTTATTTCCAATCGCAGCGTTTCGAGATTTACCGAAGTTATGCCCAAAAATTACTTGCCGAAAAAAAAGCTTATTATTGCTACTGCTCGCCTGAGGAATTAGAAAAAGAACGGCAGGAGGCGTGGGCCAAAAAAATTCCCTGGAAGTATGACCGGCGCTGTCTATATCTTACTCAAGACCAAAAGAGTCGGTTTGAGAAAGAAAATCGACCCAAAGCCATTAGATTTCTTATCCCCGATGAGACGGTAACTTTCCGGGATATAATTCATGGCGAGATCACCAAAGAAAGTAGAGACATTGAAGATTTTATTCTTATGCGGGCTGATAATACTCCAACTTATAATTTTGCGGTTGTGATTGATGATGCTGAAATGAGAATCAACTATGTAATTAGAGCTGTGGAACATATTGCCAACACTCCGAAACAAATATTACTTTATAAAGCGTTAGGCTTTCCCGTGCCTAATTTTGCTCATCTACCGTTAATTTTAGGACCGGATAAGAAAAAATTGTCGAAACGCCATGGCGCTTTATCACTTTGGGAGTATAAAAAGGCCGGATTTTTACCAGACGCTTTAATAAACTTTTTGGCTCTGTTAGGGTGGTCACCGGGCGGCGATGTAGAAATTATGGATATCACAACAATGATAAAGATGTTTTCGCTAGAGCGGGTCAACAAGGCTAATGCGATATTTGATATTAAAAAGTTAGAATGGATGAATAGCGTTTATATTAAAAATCGCGATATTAAAAAACTTGGTGACGAGCTTATACCATATCTTCTAGAAATTAATGTCGAACCTCAGTTAGACGAACGATATTATAAAATCCTAGAACTTGCTAAGGTCCGGGTCCGTACCCTGGTTGATTTACGCAATATGGTAGGCAATTTTTATCTTAAGGAAATCACTTATGACCAAGTGGCAGTTGCTACTTATATCAATAATACTACCAAAGAATATTTAAACGCTCTAATTACTGCTTTCTCAGAAGTTACTGATTTTACCGCGCCAAAGATCGAACAAGCCTTAAGAAATTTGGCTGAAAAATTGGGCATAAAAGCTGCGGAACTGGTGCATCCTTGTCGAGTGGCACTAACTGGGAAAACAGTTGGTCCACCATTGTTTGAAACAATTGAACTTTTAGGTAAAAATGTCACCTTAGAACGGCTCAAAAAAGCCCTGCAGCTTAATTAG
- a CDS encoding DUF6653 family protein has product MTFEQKVASLFKMGEKARRRHTNPYSGYTRFIGVPLIGVAVWSRIWLGWWSLVPIVVVLLWIWLNPRIFPEPKSTNNWMSKVVLGEWVWMNRKKVLIPKHHLYLPNILSVAIGIGTIIFIWGLIKLHIWLTILGGVIMIIGKLWFSDRMVWLYEDMKDATPEYKSWLY; this is encoded by the coding sequence ATGACTTTTGAGCAAAAAGTGGCTAGTCTATTTAAAATGGGGGAAAAAGCCCGCCGGCGTCATACTAATCCCTACAGTGGCTATACGCGGTTTATCGGTGTTCCGCTTATTGGTGTCGCAGTTTGGAGTCGAATTTGGCTTGGTTGGTGGTCATTAGTTCCAATTGTCGTCGTTCTTTTATGGATATGGTTAAACCCCAGAATTTTTCCAGAACCAAAAAGCACTAACAATTGGATGTCAAAAGTAGTGCTCGGTGAATGGGTCTGGATGAATCGTAAAAAAGTCTTAATCCCCAAACATCATCTTTATCTCCCTAATATTCTTTCTGTGGCAATAGGCATTGGTACTATTATTTTTATTTGGGGACTCATAAAATTACATATCTGGTTAACAATATTAGGCGGCGTTATTATGATCATTGGCAAGTTGTGGTTTAGTGATCGAATGGTTTGGTTATATGAAGACATGAAGGATGCAACTCCTGAATACAAAAGTTGGTTGTATTAA
- a CDS encoding mannose-1-phosphate guanylyltransferase, with protein MKLYAVILAGGKGERFWPMSRRSLPKQFIKLFGRHSLVVETSRRIRKLIPLHRQYYVLSKELAEILKKQLPVTDKNIIYEPLGKNTAPAIGLAAIYLQKIDPTGTMLVLPADHIITEQEKFLRCVKFAYELAQKDFLVTFGIPPTQPETGYGYINIAQEFQKKDDLVSYQVKRFVEKPDLRTAKGYLKSGKYFWNSGMFVFKIQTILDAYQTCLKDFYQDLRDFQKHLGTKREWQALIDLYEHAPSTSIDYGVLEKVSNIIMVKANFTWDDVGSWLALERHFPKDKGANVILGDVINAATVNSIIVNDQGLIATMGVQDLIIVKTHDVVLVMNKREAPKLKELIAEISRNPEFLKYL; from the coding sequence ATGAAGTTATATGCAGTGATTTTAGCCGGGGGCAAAGGGGAACGATTTTGGCCAATGAGTCGGCGGTCGTTACCCAAGCAGTTTATTAAACTTTTTGGAAGACATTCGCTAGTCGTGGAAACCTCGCGGCGCATTCGAAAATTAATACCGCTACATCGCCAGTATTATGTTTTGTCCAAAGAATTGGCCGAGATTTTGAAAAAGCAACTTCCAGTGACGGACAAGAATATTATCTACGAACCCTTAGGCAAAAATACAGCACCGGCTATTGGACTGGCCGCAATTTATTTACAAAAAATCGATCCAACCGGCACAATGCTTGTGTTACCGGCCGACCATATCATCACGGAGCAAGAAAAATTTCTCCGATGTGTAAAATTTGCCTACGAGCTGGCTCAAAAAGACTTTCTTGTGACATTTGGCATACCACCAACGCAACCGGAAACCGGTTATGGTTATATAAATATCGCTCAGGAATTTCAAAAAAAGGATGATCTAGTAAGTTACCAGGTTAAACGGTTTGTGGAAAAACCAGATCTTAGAACCGCGAAAGGGTATTTAAAATCCGGTAAGTACTTTTGGAATAGTGGTATGTTCGTCTTTAAGATCCAGACGATTCTTGATGCCTATCAAACTTGTCTCAAGGATTTTTACCAGGACTTGCGTGACTTTCAAAAACACTTGGGCACTAAGCGCGAATGGCAAGCCCTAATCGATCTGTATGAGCACGCTCCGAGCACCTCAATTGACTATGGTGTGTTAGAAAAAGTCTCAAACATAATAATGGTTAAGGCCAATTTTACTTGGGATGATGTTGGTTCATGGTTGGCACTGGAAAGACATTTTCCCAAGGATAAAGGAGCTAATGTAATATTAGGTGATGTTATTAACGCTGCCACAGTAAATTCTATAATTGTAAATGACCAGGGGTTAATTGCTACTATGGGAGTTCAAGACTTAATAATTGTAAAGACCCATGATGTAGTTTTAGTTATGAATAAACGAGAAGCTCCCAAGCTTAAAGAACTAATCGCCGAAATCAGCCGAAATCCTGAGTTTTTAAAATATCTATGA
- a CDS encoding XTP/dITP diphosphatase, translating to MKRLILATQNVHKVREIKEILKNLDWELIPLSELLPNFDIIEDGQSYEENATKKAESVARYFNQIALAEDSGLEVDALAGAPGIFSARFAGEPVNYENNIKKLLELLKEAPDEKRTARFRCVCAVAIPMKSTFQVELFEGICEGQIALRARGNQGFGYDPVFIPQGYHKTFAELDPAEKNQISHRARALRQVEIFLRKLKTAEGGN from the coding sequence ATGAAAAGACTGATTTTAGCTACCCAAAATGTTCACAAGGTCCGAGAGATAAAAGAAATTTTAAAAAATTTAGATTGGGAGCTAATACCGCTCTCGGAACTGCTGCCAAATTTTGATATCATTGAAGACGGTCAAAGTTATGAGGAAAATGCTACAAAGAAAGCTGAAAGTGTTGCCCGTTATTTTAACCAAATAGCCCTAGCCGAGGATAGCGGACTTGAGGTCGATGCCTTAGCCGGGGCTCCGGGAATATTTTCAGCCCGATTTGCTGGAGAACCAGTTAACTACGAAAATAATATAAAAAAGCTTTTAGAACTATTAAAAGAAGCGCCCGACGAGAAAAGAACAGCCCGTTTTCGATGCGTCTGCGCGGTGGCTATTCCGATGAAGTCTACTTTCCAAGTCGAGCTTTTTGAAGGAATTTGTGAAGGACAGATTGCACTTAGAGCTCGAGGCAATCAGGGTTTTGGATATGACCCGGTATTTATTCCCCAAGGATATCACAAGACATTTGCCGAACTTGATCCCGCAGAGAAAAACCAGATAAGCCACCGGGCGCGAGCTCTAAGACAGGTCGAAATTTTTTTAAGAAAATTAAAGACTGCCGAAGGAGGGAATTGA